The Xiphophorus maculatus strain JP 163 A chromosome 21, X_maculatus-5.0-male, whole genome shotgun sequence genome window below encodes:
- the LOC106699748 gene encoding arginine esterase-like, with product MALLKVLLLLLGLGVAVSSASLQKRVIGGQNCRDDERHYHVMVYRHNYIDEKFCGGSLISDQWVLTAAHCWEYAPGWFNEVHVGVHPKSATKLIYTIAQPEIYRDSNGREHDIMLLKLQSKTTIQPIRLPDCPDTLLLGTKVQFAGYGSTQVGFFNKRISHRPDDLQCAEFKIAKHEKLEKILAKDQDFRYRFQKWYSVRSSKKDMSRGDSGGGIVFKNRLYGVCVFTGDALYALNAPTAFMDVCAYKQWIDDTIK from the exons atggctctgctgaaggttctCCTGCTGCTACTGGGGCTGG GTGTTGCAGTGAGCTCAGCGTCTCTGCAGAAGAGAGTCATTGGAGGTCAGAACTGTAGAGATGATGAGCGACACTATCATGTGATGGTCTATAGACATAATTATATAGACGAAAAATTTTGTGGAGGATCTCTGATCAGTGATCAGTGGGTTCTCACTGCAGCTCACTGCTGGGAGTACGCTCCAGGATG GTTTAATGAGGTACATGTAGGAGTTCATCCTAAAAGTGCTACAAAGTTGATTTATACAATCGCTCAACCTGAGATATATAGAGACAGCAACGGTCGTGAACATGACATCATGCTTCTGAAGTTGCAGAGCAAAACAACAATCCAACCAATCAGACTGCCTGACTGTCCAGATACTCTTCTACT cGGCACCAAGGTTCAGTTTGCAGGTTATGGATCAACACAAGTTGgcttttttaacaaaagaa TCTCACATCGCCCAGATGATCTTCAGTGCGCAGAGTTTAAGATTGCTAAACATGAAAAGTTGGAAAAGATACTGGCAAAAGACCAGGACTTTAGGTACCGTTTCCAGAAATGGTACAGTGTGAGAAGCTCCAAGAAGGACATGTCTCGC GGCGACTCTGGTGGAGGAATTGTGTTCAAGAACAGGCTGTATGGCGTTTGTGTTTTCACTGGAGATGCATTGTATGCACTCAATGCACCAACTGCTTTCATGGACGTCTGTGCCTATAAGCAGTGGATAGATGacacaattaaataa